In Lacerta agilis isolate rLacAgi1 chromosome 8, rLacAgi1.pri, whole genome shotgun sequence, one genomic interval encodes:
- the LOC117051587 gene encoding bile salt sulfotransferase-like: protein TLFISPCHTAVRTRERKRPEEGKIRSSQWFFSVSSMTSFTYKGISLPVVDYYSEETLHYAENEFQMLDDDIVCVTYPKSGTHWMQEILGLIWCDGDPSWVQSLPLWERTPWIDSIPGLQRALKSPPPRLLASHLPFHIFPKSFLHSKAKVIYTVRNPKDVMISYYHFSKGLKIVKDPGTLEEYMEEFLSGSVSYGSWFEHVKNWMEMKDRSNFFIITYEELQQDLRESVRRICHFIGKELNSQQIDSVVENASFHKMKDNNMSNFTQFSDTYYDHTKGKLMRKGISGDWKNHLTVAQNEHFDRVYREKMQGLRMTFPWD, encoded by the exons ACATTGTTCATCTCACCTTGCCATACTGCTGTCAGAACAAGGGAAAGGAAGAGACCAGAAGAAGGAAAGATCAGAAGCAGCCAGTGGTT TTTTTCAGTGTCATCAATGACTTCTTTCACATACAAGGGAATCAGTTTACCCGTAGTGGACTACTACTCAGAAGAAACACTCCACTATGCTGAAAATGAATTCCAAATGTTGGATGATGATATAGTGTGTGTTACTTACCCCAAGTCAG GTACCCATTGGATGCAGGAGATCCTGGGCTTAATCTGGTGTGATGGGGACCCCTCCTGGGTTCAGAGTTTACCATTGTGGGAACGGACACCTTGGATAGACAGTATTCCAGGCCTACAGCGTGCCTTGAAATCTCCTCCACCCAGGCTCCTGGCATCTCACCTGCCTTTCCACATTTTCCCCAAGTCCTTCCTGCACTCCAAGGCCAAG gTTATCTATACTGTGCGTAATCCCAAAGATGTGATGATCTCATACTATCATTTCAGCAAGGGCTTGAAAATAGTGAAGGACCCTGGAACTTTGGAAGAGTACATGGAGGAGTTCCTGAGTGGGAGTG TGTCTTATGGTTCCTGGTTTGAGCATGTGAAAAACTGGATGGAGATGAAGGACAGATCCAACTTCTTCATCATCACCTATGAAGAACTACAGCAG GACCTACGAGAAAGTGTGAGAAGGATTTGTCATTTTATTGGTAAAGAGCTCAACAGTCAGCAAATCGACTCTGTGGTGGAAAATGCCTCCTTCCACAAGATGAAAGACAACAACATGTCCAACTTTACTCAATTTTCAGATACCTATTATGATCACACAAAAGGAAAGCTCATGAGGAAAG GTATCTCTGGGGACTGGAAGAACCACCTGACTGTGGCACAGAATGAACACTTTGACCGTGTTTATCGTGAGAAGATGCAGGGCCTGCGCATGACATTTCCATGGGACTGA